GGAGTCTCGCCCAGCGAAATCGGTGTCTTCGTACGATCGTCCGCCGAGCTTCCTCGTGCTCATGCCGCATTGGAAAAGGCCGGAATTCCCTTCAAGTCGATTGCCGAGAAAGTTGCTCTGACATCTGGCTTCGCCACGGCTGGGACCATGCATCTCGCAAAAGGTCTGGAGTTTCGCGTTGTCGCGGTGATGGCTTGCGACGACGAAGTCATTCCTAGCCAGGCACGTATCGAAGGAATCACCGACGATTCGGACCTGGACGAGGTCTATAACTCCGAACGCCACTTGCTCTACGTTGCCTGCACACGAGCTAGAGATTTCCTGATGGTCAGCGCGTCGAATAATGCATCTGAATTCTTGAAAGATTTAACTCAGAATTGATCATACGAACATAAGGTTCAAATCTGAATTCAGACACAAAACACCAACTAAATATCATGCGGGAAATAAGGCAAAACAGCAAGGCCACCCCCCTAACAAATAAACAGAAAATAACACAGAAGCTCGCCCCAGCAATGCAAAACGAATTACTGTGCCTAACAGATCGTTCAACCTGCACCCAAAAAAGGGGCCGGTTAACTCTTTCAAATAATGAACAAAATCATGAAAATGAAATAGCAAAAATTAGCGTCAACATGAAAGGTTGCCTAACACCCCAATTCCATGTTGATGCGCTTCGCGCACAACATGAATATGGTCCGTTAGGGACACACTCCGTGGAGGAAAATGTAACACACACAGATTTTCGAGTAAATTCAAATTATTTTTGTCCCAGTGAGAGCAAAGGACTTCAACCTCCTTTGCAGCAACTGTACCAAGATTTCTTCAGAAGGCTTCACTTCATTCTCAATGCAATGCGATAGTGACAAAAAAGGGTCAAGAAAATGTTTTGCAAAAAGTGCGGTTCCGAAATAAGTGAGATTTCAAATTTTTGTGCCAAATGTGGCGAAGTCAGAATTGGATCTCAAGATCATCCACAAAAACTTTCCTCGTTTGGCAAGTCGATTAAGGCGATTGCATCATTTAGCGCATTAATAATTGCCGGAATTTTTGCGGTATACGTTGTTAATGAATTATCAAGCCCAAATGTAGATGTCTCTACCGAGTACAAAACAGAAAACACGTTGTTCGGGAACTTCAGACACGAAGTTGTCAATATTCTATCCAAAGAATCAGAAGAAATTACGATTAATGAAGTTGAAATGAACGGTGCTTATACCGCAGCAAAGTTGATGGAAGTAAATACTCTATCCTCAAACGATCCTTCATTTTCCAAGGATGAGCTGAATAAACTGCGAAACAATTTGAGAAACAATGTTAATCCTGAACACTTGAAAGGTTTTGTGGACTCAATTTCGAAAAACTCCCGTGTACTTTGGATTGATACATCGAGTACCGAACGCACATCTGAAATAGAATCAAAAAAATACATGATCCTAGTGACCTCTATTAAAATCGCATACTCGGCCAAGCTGAATACAGGTGAAAAGCTTGTAATT
This DNA window, taken from Fibrobacterota bacterium, encodes the following:
- a CDS encoding zinc ribbon domain-containing protein, translating into MFCKKCGSEISEISNFCAKCGEVRIGSQDHPQKLSSFGKSIKAIASFSALIIAGIFAVYVVNELSSPNVDVSTEYKTENTLFGNFRHEVVNILSKESEEITINEVEMNGAYTAAKLMEVNTLSSNDPSFSKDELNKLRNNLRNNVNPEHLKGFVDSISKNSRVLWIDTSSTERTSEIESKKYMILVTSIKIAYSAKLNTGEKLVIGKERFCKKSTKTCSMAGEFVHVKVITNLGTIEGDLNPKGINVNIQ